GCAGTAAAAAATTTGATCAAGCGGGAGCTTTTTATCTCCATGAAATGGAACTAAAAAGAGCGATAAATAAACGCAGGAAGAAAATTGGATCTTATATTATCCAGTCGATAATTTGGTACTTTTCCGGGTATAGTCAAAAGCCGTTTAGGAGTTTAGGATGGGCACTCTTCATTTTTGTTGCTTTTACAATCTATAATTTTCTGGGTGGGTTAAAGATATTTACCCAATCTAATTATTTGATTAAGTCAGTTAACTATGATCTTGCATGGTCGTTAGATTTTTTCAGTTCAACCCAGTTTTATGAGGATTTTGCACAATCGCTATCTTTTAGTTTTATAAAAATCCTTCCTTTCAATTACTATCGTCAATATGAATTACTGGTCGTGCCAGATGGAGCTCCTAACATTAACCTAGTCATTGGGGTTGTTTATTCATTTATTGTTTTGGCTCTTATTGCCTCTACCATTATAGGAATTAGAAGAATGGTAAAACGATTTTAAAAGACTTTTAAATTATTTTTATTAGATTTGCTCGTATGGAATGAAAATCCAAGTTTTATACTCTATAACTAATAATCTTCCTTATGCTAACAGATGTTTTGACCTATGATTTAGATGTCGTCTTTTGCGGCACTGCAAAAGGAGAGGCTTCTGCCCGTTTGGGGTATTACTATGCTGGCCCAGGAAATAAATTCTATGGCATACTTCACCAAGTCGGCTTCACCCCTGATCGACTCCTGCCAAAGGATTGCTATGGAATCAATCAATATAGAATTGGATTAACTGATTTGGTCCACACGGAATTCGGCAATGACAATCAAATAAAAAATGAGAGTTATGATGTAGACGGATTTCTTGAAAAAATGAAAAAATATCAACCTAGTTTTATAGCTTTTAATAGTAAGAAAGGTGCCTCATTTGTACTTGGATATAAAGGAGTTACGGGTTTGGTAGAATATGGGTTGCAGGACAAAATGATTGGAGGGTCCAAATTATATGTGCTTCCTTCAACATCTGGTTCAGCCCGTAGATATTGGGATGATAAGTATTGGTATGAACTAAAATCTTTATTAGCTTCTAATAAATAAGTAAAACCTCCCGCTGGCGCGCGTTTAGCGATAGCGTAACGCGTGTCCTTCCCGTTCCTCAACCTCCATCTGGCGCGAACATCAGCTCGTGCCTAACGCCCGCTTAGGCAATTAGCTTAACACCTGCCAGCAGCCCCTTCCCTCCGCTATAGTCCAATGCACTGCTGTATAACCAATGATGCGGCTCAGCCACCAACC
The Bacteroidia bacterium genome window above contains:
- a CDS encoding mismatch-specific DNA-glycosylase; its protein translation is MLTDVLTYDLDVVFCGTAKGEASARLGYYYAGPGNKFYGILHQVGFTPDRLLPKDCYGINQYRIGLTDLVHTEFGNDNQIKNESYDVDGFLEKMKKYQPSFIAFNSKKGASFVLGYKGVTGLVEYGLQDKMIGGSKLYVLPSTSGSARRYWDDKYWYELKSLLASNK